In Drosophila nasuta strain 15112-1781.00 chromosome 2R, ASM2355853v1, whole genome shotgun sequence, a single genomic region encodes these proteins:
- the LOC132785619 gene encoding dynein light chain roadblock-type 1, which translates to MNRVLEDVIHKNVANTERITAENTVGYVVSDNTSGSVAATSFDNTTAQGIVKHMNGLLVGLVQSAVRDLDPTNKLCYLRVASRKFEYLVAPEDMFTITVLQ; encoded by the coding sequence ATGAATCGTGTGCTTGAGGATGTGATCCATAAGAATGTCGCAAACACGGAGCGCATTACAGCTGAGAATACCGTGGGCTATGTGGTCTCTGATAATACCAGCGGAagtgtggcagcaacatcTTTTGATAATACCACAGCCCAGGGCATTGTGAAGCACATGAATGGTCTTCTAGTTGGTCTGGTGCAGAGTGCTGTTCGGGATCTCGATCCGACCAATAAGTTGTGTTACTTGCGTGTGGCCTCGCGCAAATTTGAATATCTTGTGGCCCCGGAAGATATGTTCACCATAACCGTACTACAATAA